A window of the Plasmodium vivax chromosome 12, whole genome shotgun sequence genome harbors these coding sequences:
- a CDS encoding hypothetical protein, conserved (encoded by transcript PVX_083370A) has translation MLHLNSSCISDIEHIELALKRKDYEGIKTSAEIKGVFENLGEAFKTFSDSLKRIHSDGNAIIANIKKRHREEGASDRVYFADCFVNVVTLVHNLYEENLSISEKIKKDIVLELEKEEAERVQDIGSIYEEEDEGATTQNGSRGGNAQGGGLPTGERWECQTGNANPLDRGSATPLDQANHVSNAEGSHKEDCTHNDEILVDGIPLRQIEIDLKRCLENEHFAKEYLNSEKYKKLFSEMDKLNVKLDKEIDAFKEILDKFGKNANKLLINKSKERINSIQIRKKELLEILYDNIKELRHNKRSMRCSIKDLEQYVQDNDCRRKKWQDRERGCGETGRQNQNGDAAAKEEASPHKLGGQEQKKKPLKRLNLEKFEIREKHRIEKIYTSVRGFIKILAVEHIHMNSVLYKGACEISSYDSLIDYQMWLSVVLRKDVNIADLQQKIPKNDVLTEEEQFRLMPHRGDSPPGGAQHSSEKKRKTKEQNFRSGELICSEESSPGGGAERQKQEELQCGGEAERQKQEELQCGGEAERQKQEELQCGGEAERQKHANLQRGGEAERERVEHAPLADRAAPPRDGQFPEQFYIPVVIERSTYRSEDDSTASGREAMGARKTRDAQVNPFLGENNDEACLTGMPPPREEKDIFSFLTNRQKQCEKYILQFNNVDVLSTMLSRSSRNKRRWYDQDFFQSYFFEEGHPFYPFRIPPSINHFSTFEKGCVAASSPRVPLFEEEEMSEHDYKLMAYESLLLVYYSLSTQLNGYFLFDVSKRDKLNKEVYNEFYQRCYPLLEAIQGGNKQTGTHGEAAKEEAQKFAPPSSSRGSTLDGHFAYVNHIYNVKLQNLLLVKRITSIFRIKLNLNSRANDLITLLTIPSHYTNWGHTYSFHVLDVRFRIIRIMDSLNFNHVFHDDGEEKRKRRDPTREAQHNEERTIYTSWLRRQLQLLHISVYGKFYTFVKFIPYFDPHSGSYLKEVINRFEKDGEYFSYLSRGAGDSPFVSYLRKVQQRIEQLHWYVLHQRGVATPAQSQEGNPRQGKTDGGKTGGSKTDESECKTERPHFVTFKSLRTDEQIIFLCNLLLKNLIKSFRLIYLLKSLVREGKWNTGACDEKKKLANLVKYLTKIEYYDYEVRKIVLCHSEGGHDDHPYQDQLESKHPRRESDGEPKGGDSPTCDGKNVDHDELYRVIFMKEFSKMARTGQTRATQCSPSMQSSRAAHSSRSIERITPTKEAKLTRREKKIRGKIFYKLNVETVLCSSWFVDRSLLHFFLFYYISCVIGTGEKTNMYADMPYLMQGIMLVVYYLQAGNDLALKGKTKGFNEGVEPTPIPISTFILYLGIHLFYFFFDKNLLTVCPNEEDGRVKLFLRTKLQPLNDEKESKESQLESYFAAVAPQPRKSQIISVQNASQFYSVVKNFESILFYRTVSEMDVGGGERGVLGAHTGEDNSYGGNSYGEVDADLDADLKAAMAELYADDSSGQEAPEEPKHVAKSPKKKYPFCATVPNDWDQLEDPDSQENLLEKKKAEKKHQNELIYLKRYVNILLHFNYNHLENLVSPYVPNVLSLYGKDVLFSRDHFFFDWHMESGDCMEGHSGGEKASRHVPFGAPFVGESKREDSLQIGCRGDHPGADNRIDSNAANSLHDKQSRRVRTDEGAETGPKRDASTRSTLVIRYKTHQKAHANFSLINLSRIEKVMLDVLLMRMISCDFRDHFILLLCNYRKFIDMYSLPYVLDVFVMLRRFFTINDNSSGEKSNRLKCLRGVGPSRTRHPHQRRKERNRALFERYCNVVVEDLDDGGCLSRERSDGSSHISPPEEVKKGRKPKRTSRIYGAIRPAQELPSFFKFFIFNTVKNIFFNIVCIAREDAQSSEVLKEGGSGHPGGGEAVQGLTGDVTTEGATPGEVTTGPFLSAKRSPPAEDASERSSDRGGGPDPLSRTTPVDQDRLTSQYVDIINKYINEVFAEILFFSNIWKQYLSPEEHPLMVLFAANRTLYYEVSKFIGMNQNDNEVFFSQALSIVASLYNFNLLIKEIVMQTDTYERYQCLVNEKPLGGEVTPGEKEPPTGGTAPAAEESHRSGSPRRKMQNEIAKYYETRHSLRGGGEEGPQKEKQTGEAQPGESQPGESQPGESQPGESQPGESQPGESQPGQNQPGDLHNRFINLSVIISNANDPCMVKLMFKLEKIFIQMMDRKLEHNKNLLSVCLGNEKLVPLNSPEIMYNATSVDIFSIIWSILDVLFEYKCPVEWIITPFVQFLNAFISDYCESYKKKYTSFIISVMNQFADKYFHELLNLTEQQKIQWDKFSKGNLRRRNRKEANRAEDDPFGGTIFKNELDMLDHEEEEEPDDPLLYNENIESEFNDVNEITKRIKHKKRKKNVLYKLFDYEELDVNAIKNKVGGLLEDINDISVKVSPFQSSSPSKAGREPNQGEAKPSGTTHLPPSNQANGCPPPREEKKPGAYMSDDLVNILDEINHLFNNSDMSSSMVITWNLFFFQEQVALIRDKFEKYILDYVSARTPNVGKLNRVFNNHVSLNITLPMLQKNMYTKTILDILNTSIGNIRDTLKNTLYFIFKVLSIRIVCYEFQRELFFNLYEEPFHLNNVQTIVDMFPNTVEKFIFQIPESFRKSILTVFIELFIKMWILIIVEKGFSNHIFNDEDIHLMKRDNQCIRRYMQQKGIHLSHFFLSKKYDITEYVDTFLDSLYADRHLFVQIVSEQRERRPRNIMSSAYSKGM, from the coding sequence ATGCTGCACCTGAACAGCTCGTGCATTTCGGACATTGAGCACATCGAGCTAGcgctgaagaggaaggaTTACGAAGGGATAAAGACAAGTGCAGAGATAAAAGGCGTGTTCGAAAATCTGGGGGAAGCATTCAAAACGTTTAGCGACTCTCTGAAGCGAATTCACTCTGATGGAAACGCCATCATTGCGAATATAAAGAAGAGACACAGGGAGGAGGGCGCCTCTGATCGGGTCTACTTCGCCGACTGCTTTGTCAACGTCGTTACCCTTGTGCATAATTTGTACGAAGAGAACTTATCCATCAGCGAGAAGATAAAGAAGGACATAGTCCTCGAattggaaaaggaagaagcagaaaggGTCCAAGATATCGGTTCGATttatgaagaggaggacgaagGAGCGACTACGCAGAATGGAAGTCGAGGTGGAAAtgctcagggggggggactccCCACTGGGGAGAGATGGGAATGCCAAACAGGTAATGCCAACCCACTTGACCGAGGCAGTGCCACCCCTCTTGACCAAGCCAACCATGTGAGCAATGCAGAAGGATCACATAAGGAGGACTGCACCCACAACGATGAAATCCTCGTAGACGGAATTCCCCTCAGACAAATCGAAATAGATTTGAAGAGGTGCCTAGAAAATGAACACTTCGCAAAAGAGTACCTGAACagcgaaaaatataaaaagctATTTTCAGAGATGGACAAACTTAACGTCAAATTGGACAAAGAAATTGACGCCTTTAAAGAAATCCTCGACAAGTTTGGGAAAAATGCTAACAAGCTGCTAATCAATAAATCGAAGGAAAGAATAAATTCCATTCAAATTAGGAAGAAGGAACTTTTAGAAATTctatatgataatataaaggAGCTCCGACATAATAAACGGAGCATGCGCTGCAGCATTAAGGACTTGGAGCAGTACGTGCAGGATAACGACtgcaggaggaagaagtggcaGGACAGGGAGAGAGGCTGCGGGGAAACGGGAAGGCAGaaccaaaatggggatgcCGCcgcaaaagaggaagccTCCCCACACAAACTAGGAGGTcaggaacagaaaaaaaaaccgctGAAAAGACTCAACCTTGAAAAATTCGaaataagggaaaaacacagaatcgaaaaaatatacaccaGCGTAAGGGGGTTCATAAAAATCCTCGCAGTGGAGCATATCCACATGAACAGCGTGCTCTACAAAGGGGCGTGCGAAATTAGTTCGTACGACTCCCTCATCGACTATCAAATGTGGCTCAGCGTTGTCCTAAGGAAGGACGTCAACATAGCAGATCTGCAACAGAAGATCCCAAAAAATGATGTGCTCACTGAGGAGGAGCAATTTAGGCTAATGCCACATCGGGGTGATTCCCCTCCTGGGGGTGCGCAGCACTCATCtgagaagaagagaaaaacgaaGGAGCAGAATTTTCGGAGCGGGGAATTGATTTGCAGTGAGGAGAGCTCACCAGGGGGTGGAGCGGAAAGGCAGAAGCAGGAAGAGTTGCAATGTGGAGGCGAAGCGGAAAGGCAGAAGCAGGAAGAGTTGCAATGTGGAGGCGAAGCGGAAAGGCAGAAGCAGGAAGAGTTGCAATGTGGAGGCGAAGCGGAAAGGCAGAAGCACGCAAACCTGCAACGTGGAGGCGAAGCGGAAAGGGAGCGGGTCGAACACGCGCCGCTTGCAGACCGAGCTGCTCCTCCAAGGGATGGTCAATTCCCCGAACAATTCTACATCCCAGTGGTAATAGAGAGGAGTACCTACAGATCGGAGGACGACAGCACGGCGAGTGGGAGGGAAGCCATGGGGGCTAGAAAGACGCGAGACGCACAAGTGAACCCATTCCTAGGCGAAAACAACGATGAAGCGTGCCTAACCGGTatgccccccccaagggaggaaaaggacattttctccttcctaACAAACAGGCAAAAACAatgcgaaaaatatattttacagttTAACAACGTAGACGTTCTATCGACCATGCTGAGTAGGAGCAGTAGGAACAAACGAAGGTGGTATGACCAGGATTTCTTTCAAAGCTATTTCTTCGAAGAGGGACATCCCTTTTACCCATTTAGAATACCACCCAGTATTAACCATTTCTCTACGTTTGAAAAGGGGTGCGTAGCTGCCTCTTCACCAAGGGTTCCCCTCtttgaggaggaggaaatgaGCGAACACGATTACAAACTGATGGCATACGAATCGCTTCTCCTAGTGTATTACTCCCTGTCGACCCAACTCAATGGCTACTTCCTGTTTGACGTCTCCAAAAGGGACAAGCTGAACAAGGAGGTGTATAATGAATTCTACCAACGGTGTTACCCCCTGTTGGAGGCAAtccagggggggaacaaGCAAACTGGTACCCatggggaagcggcgaaggaGGAAGCGCAAAAATTTGCACCGCCTAGCAGTAGCAGAGGAAGCACACTGGACGGCCACTTCGCATACGTAAATCATATTTACAATGTGAAGCTGCAAAATCTACTGCTAGTAAAAAGAATCACGAGCATTTTTAGAATAAAGCTGAACCTAAATTCTAGGGCTAACGATCTGATCACCTTGCTTACTATCCCATCACATTACACAAATTGGGGCCACACGTACTCCTTCCACGTGTTAGATGTGCGCTTCAGAATAATACGCATAATGGACAGTCTAAACTTCAACCATGTATTTCACGATGacggggaggagaagagaaaaagaagggacCCCACAAGGGAGGCACAGCACAACGAGGAAAGAACCATCTACACATCATGGCTCAGAAGGCAGCTGCAACTTCTACACATCTCCGTTTACGGCAAATTTTACACATTCGTTAAGTTCATTCCGTACTTTGACCCCCACTCGGGGAGTTACTTAAAAGAAGTGATAAATCGATTCGAAAAGGATGGAGAATATTTTAGCTACCTGAGTAGGGGGGCAGGCGACAGCCCCTTCGTCTCCTACCTGCGGAAGGTGCAGCAGAGGATAGAGCAGCTTCACTGGTATGTGTTGcaccaaaggggggtggCAACCCCAGCGCAGTCGCAGGAGGGGAACCCACGGCAGGGAAAAACGGATGGCGGCAAAACGGGTGGAAGCAAAACTGACGAAAGCGAGTGCAAAACTGAACGGCCGCACTTCGTCACCTTCAAGTCGCTGCGAACAGACGAGCAAATCATCTTCCTGTGCAACCTGCTTCtgaaaaatttgataaaGTCCTTTCGGCTAATTTATTTGCTGAAGTCCCTTGTGAGGGAGGGCAAGTGGAACACAGGGGCCTGcgacgagaaaaaaaaactcgccAACTTGGTTAAGTACTTAACCAAAATAGAGTATTACGATTACGAGGTGAGGAAGATTGTCTTATGCCACTCTGAGGGGGGCCACGATGATCATCCGTACCAGGACCAATTGGAGAGCAAGCACCCAAGGCGCGAATCAGATGGAGagcccaaagggggggattCCCCCACGTGCGATGGGAAAAATGTAGACCACGACGAGTTATATAGGGTCATTTTCATGAAGGAGTTCTCGAAGATGGCGCGAACGGGGCAGACTCGTGCCACCCAGTGTAGTCCCTCCATGCAGAGCAGCCGCGCCGCCCATAGCAGTCGCTCCATCGAGAGGATAACCCCCACGAAGGAGGCAAAACTCACccggagagaaaaaaaaataagaggcaaaatattttacaagcTGAACGTCGAAACGGTTCTCTGTTCCAGCTGGTTTGTTGACCGGTCGCTgctccacttcttcctcttttacTACATTTCCTGCGTGATTGGCACCGGGGAAAAGACCAACATGTATGCAGACATGCCCTACCTCATGCAGGGGATCATGCTGGTGGTATATTACCTCCAAGCCGGCAACGATTTGGCACTCAAGGGGAAGACAAAGGGGTTCAACGAAGGAGTAGAACCCACGCCCATCCCCATTTCCACCTTCATCCTGTATCTGGGAattcatttgttttatttttttttcgacaaaaatttgttaacagTATGTccaaatgaagaggatgGGAGAGTGAAACTTTTTTTGAGGACCAAGTTGCAGCCCCTTAACGATGAGAAGGAATCGAAAGAGAGTCAGCTGGAGAGCTACTTCGCTGCGGTGGCCCCTCAGCCGAGGAAGAGCCAAATTATTTCCGTGCAAAATGCTAGTCAGTTTTACTCTGTTGTAAAGAATTTTGAGTCCATTTTGTTCTACAGAACGGTTAGCGAAATGGACGTGGGGGGTGGAGAAAGGGGGGTACTCGGCGCACACACAGGTGAGGACAACTCATATGGGGGCAACTCATATGGCGAGGTAGATGCCGACTTGGATGCCGACCTGAAGGCAGCCATGGCCGAGCTGTACGCAGACGATTCGTCCGGCCAGGAGGCCCCAGAAGAGCCAAAACACGTGGCCAAATCTCCCAAAAAGAAGTACCCCTTCTGCGCGACTGTTCCGAACGACTGGGACCAGTTAGAAGATCCCGATTCGCAAGAAAACCTgctggagaaaaaaaaggctgaaAAGAAACACCAAAATGAATTGATATACCTGAAGCGCTACGTCAATATTTTGCTCCACTTTAATTATAaccatttggaaaatttggTCAGCCCGTACGTCCCCAACGTGCTCTCTCTATATGGGAAGGACGTATTGTTCTCGagggatcattttttttttgattggCACATGGAGAGTGGTGATTGTATGGAGGGGCACtccgggggggaaaaagccAGTAGGCATGTCCCATTTGGCGCACCTTTCGttggggaaagcaaaagggaggacTCGCTTCAGATAGGATGTCGAGGTGATCACCCCGGTGCAGACAATAGGATCGATTCCAACGCCGCAAACTCCCTGCATGATAAACAAAGCCGCCGGGTGAGAACGGACGAAGGGGCTGAAACGGGCCCCAAAAGGGACGCTTCCACCAGAAGCACCCTCGTCATCAGGTATAAAACCCACCAAAAGGCACACGCCAATTTCTCCCTAATAAACCTCTCCAGAATTGAAAAGGTGATGCTGGACGTCCTCCTAATGAGAATGATTAGTTGCGACTTCAGGGACCacttcatcctcctcctttgcAATTACAGAAAATTTATTGACATGTATTCTCTCCCATATGTCTTAGACGTTTTTGTGATGCTTCGCAGATTCTTCACCATCAATGATAACAGCTCGGGGGAGAAATCAAATCGACTTAAATGTCTACGCGGGGTAGGTCCTAGCCGTACCCGCCATCCGCACCAGAGGAGAAAAGAACGCAATAGAGCCCTCTTTGAGCGTTATTGCAACGTCGTTGTTGAGGATTTGGACGATGGAGGATGCCTTTCTAGGGAGCGAAGCGATGGCAGTTCCCACATTTCTCCCCCCgaggaggtgaaaaaggggaggaaaccAAAACGTACCTCTCGCATATATGGCGCAATACGCCCCGCGCAGGAACTGCccagcttcttcaaatttttcatcTTCAACACGGTGAAGAATATTTTCTTCAACATTGTGTGTATCGCCAGGGAGGACGCACAATCGAGCGAGGTGCtaaaagaggggggaagcggtcacccgggggggggagaagcggtgcaGGGGTTAACCGGAGATGTGACTACTGAAGGGGCAACACCCGGGGAGGTGACAACCGGCCCGTTTCTTTCCGCGAAGAGGAGTCCCCCAGCAGAGGACGCGAGTGAACGCAGCAGTGATCGGGGAGGCGGCCCTGATCCGCTAAGCCGTACCACCCCCGTCGACCAGGACCGCCTGACTAGCCAATACGTAGACATCATAAACAAGTACATCAACGAAGTCTTCGCGGAAATTCTATTCTTTTCGAACATTTGGAAACAGTACCTCTCGCCGGAGGAGCACCCCCTGATGGTGCTCTTTGCGGCCAACAGGACGCTCTACTACGAGGTTTCCAAGTTCATAGGGATGAACCAAAACGACAACGAGGTTTTCTTCAGCCAGGCCCTCTCCATCGTCGCCTCTTTGTACAATTTCAATCTGCTTATTAAAGAAATTGTGATGCAGACCGACACCTATGAGAGGTACCAGTGCCTGGTGAATGAGAAGCCGCTCGGTGGTGAGGTCACCCCTGGGGAGAAGGAACCCCCCACGGGAGGTACCGCCCCCGCGGCGGAAGAGTCACACCGAAGCGGCTCCCCGCGCAGGAAGATGCAGAACGAAATTGCCAAGTACTACGAGACGAGGCACTCGCTGAGGGGGGGCGGCGAGGAGGGGccgcagaaggagaagcaaacgggggaagcgcAACCGGGGGAGTCGCAACCGGGGGAGTCGCAACCGGGGGAGTCGCAACCGGGGGAGTCGCAACCGGGGGAGTCGCAACCGGGGGAGTCGCAACCGGGGCAGAACCAACCGGGCGACCTGCACAACCGGTTCATCAACCTCTCCGTGATCATCTCCAACGCGAACGACCCCTGCATGGTGAAGCTCATGTTCAAGCTGGAGAAAATCTTCATCCAAATGATGGACCGAAAGTTGGAGCACAACAAAAATCTGCTGTCCGTATGTTtaggaaatgaaaaactggTTCCGCTGAATAGCCCCGAAATTATGTACAACGCTACATCTGTAGATATCTTCTCCATCATATGGAGCATTTTGGATGTGCTCTTTGAGTACAAGTGCCCAGTCGAATGGATCATCACTCCctttgtgcaatttttaaatgctttCATAAGTGACTACTGCGAAAGTTATAAGAAGAAATACACGTCCTTTATCATATCTGTGATGAACCAGTTTGCGGATAAGTACTTCCACGAGTTGCTGAACCTGACGGAGCAGCAGAAGATCCAGTGGGATAAATTCTCCAAGGGTAATCTCAGAAGGAGAAACAGGAAAGAAGCAAATAGGGCGGAGGACGATCCGTTTGGGGGGACCATTTTTAAGAACGAGTTAGATATGCTTGAccatgaagaggaagaggaaccAGACGACCCCCTCCTGTACAATGAAAACATCGAAAGCGAATTTAACGACGTGAATGAAATTACCAAACGGATTAAACataagaaaaggaaaaaaaacgtcctCTACAAACTTTTTGATTATGAAGAGTTAGACGTAAATGCGatcaaaaataaagtggGAGGATTGCTCGAAGATATTAATGACATATCTGTGAAGGTCTCCCCTTTTCAGAGTAGTAGCCCATCTAAGGCGGGAAGGGAGCCAAACCAGGGGGAGGCAAAACCCAGTGGAACCACCCACTTACCCCCCTCCAATCAAGCGAATGGTTGTCCCCCCCCcagagaggagaaaaaaccAGGTGCCTACATGAGCGACGATTTGGTAAACATCTTAGACGAAATTAATCACCTCTTTAACAACTCAGATATGTCCTCCTCGATGGTCATCACGTggaatttgtttttctttcaagAGCAAGTGGCCCTCATTCGggataaatttgaaaagtatATCCTCGACTACGTATCTGCGAGGACACCAAATGTGGGCAAACTCAATCGCGTTTTTAATAACCACGTAAGTCTTAATATAACCCTCCCCATGTTacagaaaaatatgtacacgAAAACCATTTTAGATATCCTTAATACATCCATAGGCAACATAAGGGACACTCTAAAAAATACACTCTACTTCATCTTCAAAGTGCTGTCCATCCGAATTGTATGTTACGAATTCCAACGAGAACTCTTTTTCAATCTGTATGAGGAGccttttcacctgaacaatGTACAAACCATCGTGGACATGTTCCCCAACACGGTGGagaaattcatttttcaaattcccGAATCCTTCCGCAAGAGCATCCTCACCGTCTTCATTGAGCTCTTCATCAAAATGTGGATCCTCATCATCGTAGAGAAAGGCTTTTCAAACCACATCTTCAACGACGAGGACATCCACTTGATGAAGCGGGACAACCAGTGCATCCGCAGATACATGCAGCAGAAGGGCATACACTTGAGccatttcttcctctccaaaaaatatgacatcACTGAATACGTGGACACCTTTCTCGATTCGCTCTACGCGGACCGCCACTTGTTTGTGCAAATCGTCTCGGAGCAGAGGGAGCGCAGGCCCAGGAACATCATGTCTTCGGCCTACAGCAAGGGGATGTGA
- a CDS encoding hypothetical protein, conserved (encoded by transcript PVX_083365A), whose translation MVLLNEEDAIRFLNIALGEAEKSLQAELKEMPIFCLLINEQREILSSSYNHTNESKNGSRHCELIAIDKYLYGEDYEGVKNRNLIKCFNNCENGVERSLAGYFSQMDMCKKDKLATPSSGVEGDMVVGERPTGTSADQLSEERKKEIKQKLESLRNCCIVVTCEPCIMCVYALKLMGIKDIYFCCLNERFGGCGSVLSLHKTYQDINVNYIKTGGCTERSISLMQSFYKAGNPSAPEEKRKRAIM comes from the exons ATGGTTCTGCTTAACGAAGAGGATGCCATTCGCTTTTTAAACATCGCGTTGGGGGAG GCGGAAAAGAGCCTGCAGGCGGAACTGAAGGAAATGCCCATATTCTGCCTGCTGATAAACGAACAAAGGGAAATCTTGAGCAGCTCGTATAACCACACGAACGAATCGAAGAATGGAAGCAGGCACTGTGAGCTCATAGCGATAGATAAGTATCTCTATGGAGAGGATTACGAGGGGGTGAAAAATAGGAACCTAATCAAATGCTTTAACAATTGCGAAAATGGAGTGGAGAGATCTCTCGCCGGGTATTTTTCCCAGATGGATATGTGCAAAAAGGACAAATTGGCTACCCCTTCTTCTGGGGTAGAAGGCGACATGGTGGTAGGGGAACGACCCACGGGAACCAGTGCTGACCAGTTAAgtgaagagagaaaaaaggaaataaagcaaaagcTGGAAAGTCTCCGAAACTGCTGCATCGTTGTCACGTGTGAGCCCTGCATCATGTGTGTTTATGCGTTGAAGCTTATGG GCATAAAGGACATTTACTTCTGCTGCCTGAACGAGCGCTTCGGAGGATGCGGGTCGGTCCTGTCCTTGCACAAAac GTACCAGGACATCAATGTGAATTATATCAAAACGGGGGGCTGCACCGAGAGGAGCATTTCCCTGATGCAATCCTTTTACAAAGCTGGAAACCCCTCAG CGCCggaagagaaaagaaaaagagcgATCATGTGA